In Pongo abelii isolate AG06213 chromosome 5, NHGRI_mPonAbe1-v2.0_pri, whole genome shotgun sequence, the DNA window TATACTAAACACTCAGTTTTTGAATATTGCTTTTTATAAAAGgaagtttttatttggaaataattttaaagctacaaAAATTTGTGCAAGATTGTGCAAAGCACATTTATATTCCCTTTATCCAGATTCACCTATTTGAACTTTGCTCCGTTTGCTCTAacatttgttctctctctccatctttatCCCTGTGTATGTACTGtggcaggaagtcagggaccctgaactgAGAGACCGGCTGGAgctgtggcagaggaacataaattgtgaagatttcattttaatgtggACATATatcagttccccaaattaatacttttataatttcttatgcctgtctttacttcaatctctgaacataaattgagaagatttcattttaatatggacatttatcagttcccaaaattaatacttttataatttcttatgcctgtcttattttaatctcttaatcctgttatcttcctaagctgaggatgtatgttaCCTCAGGACCACTGAGATAATTGTAtctaactgtacaaattgattgtaaaacatgtgagtttgaacaatatgaaatcagtgctccttgaaaaagaacagaataacagtgatttttagggaacaagggaagacaaccataaggtctgactgcctgcggggtcgggcaaaaaagccatatttttcttcttgcagaaagcctataaacagatgtgcaagTAGAAGAggtatcactaaattcttttcctagcaaggaatattaatattaagactctaggaaaagaattgcattcctgtggtgaggtctataaacggctgctctgggagtgtctgtcttatgcagttgagataaggactgaaatatgccctggtctcctgcagtaccctcaggcttactagggtggggaaaaatcCCACCCTGGTGAATTTgaggtcagaccggttctctgctcttgaaccctgttttctgttaagatgtctatcaagacaatatgtgcaccgctgaacatagacccttatcaggagtttctGATTTTGCCCTGGTCCTGTTTCCTcaaaagcatgtgatctttgttcttctttttgccctttgaagcatgtgatctttgtgacctctCCCTGTTTGTACACCGCCTCCCCTTTTGAAgtccttaataaaaacctgctggttttgcggctcagaggggcatcatggtcctaccgATATGTAATGTcacccctggaggcccagctgtaaaattcctctctttgtactttctctttgtttctcagcTGGCCGACActtatgaaaaatagaaagaacctacgttgaaatactgggggcaggttcccccaatAATGTACAGTTTTTTTTGGAGTCTTCTGAGAGTAAGTTGAGGCCTAGATATTTCagcaatttaacatttttttgtttatacAAGGACATAAAAATCAAGCAATCAACAATTTAACATTgataaaatatcttcaccaagTACCACCCATATTCTAATTTTGTCAATTGACCTAGTAAGGCACTGCATTCTAGGAtcacatacttcttttttttgaaacagagtcttgctctgtcacccaggttggagtgcagtggcatgatctcagctcactgcaagctccgcctcccaggttcacaccattctcctgcctcagcctcccaagtagctgggactacaggcacccaccaccacacctggctaattttggtggggttttttttgtatttttagtagagatggggtttcaccatgttagccaggatggtctcgatctcctgacctcgtgattcccctgccttggcctttatTCTGGAGTTCTTTAGGCTTTTACAACATTAACATTTTTGAAGAACATAACCTCAACTCCCACTGCCCTCCacccttttaaaaaataggatgTTTCTCAACTTGGGTTTGtttgaaatttcttcatgattaaATCCAGGTTATGCATTCCTGACTGGAATACCATGTATAGTATATTTTGTGCTTCTCATGGTATCTTATCCAGAGGCATACCCGGCCATCTGCCCTTCACTGGGGATATTAATTTTGATCATCTTCTCAGAGTCTTGTTTGATGTCTCCATTATATagctactattttttcttttgcagctaATAAGTGATTTCTGGGAAACACTTTAAACCATATAAATACTACCTGATTCTCATAAAACTCCACCCCTCCTCAATTTAGCATCTAGTGATGATTCTTGCCTAAATCAATATTAATGTGATGGTTCCAAAACAATAATGTTTCAAATTTATACTCTCTTCATATGTATCAGTTGGCACTTTGCATTCTATTGTAAGAAAGAGTTTTcatttatcatctatctattgatctatcgatctatatctatctatcgatCAATCTATCGTTTTATGTATATCTGATTAGTGTGGCATCATTGAttctttttcaatgttttatactttttattcccCCTGATTATATAAGGACTCAAATTGTCCCACATTCAGTCAGTAGGAGCTCATTTATGCTAGCAACATCGTTCTTATGAAATAccccaacatttaaaaaaatcttccttaATTTTTGGCATCAAAATATGTTCCAGTTTCCTCCTGTACTTCCTTCCCTGTCCCGTGCAGGAATGAACCATTTATTTGAATAAGAAAGAAGCCCTAGTTGCTCTTACTGGATGAAGGTATTAAACACCAAGATGTGGGTCTTAGGGGTGCTCCTTGATACTCAAGTGTCTTGGCTTCCAGGAATGGGCAAGTTTTAGGACACTCTAAGAGACTGAAGGCTGCTATTTTAGGGCTCAAGTATAAAAAACTGAGGAAAGTGGTCACTATCTTTTGGACAACAGCATCCTCAATTGGGTATTAGTGAAGTGGGGATTTTTAAAGTTTGGGAAAGTCGCATTCTTTAAATATACATTCAGAATCTCAGGCAAGCCACCACGTATGTGCCAGTGGTGGAATTTGTTTAGCTATTTTGAGAGCAAAACAAGAGATGTGGTGGACCTTATCAGGAGACCTGGGGAATAAGAGGAGAACATAGGGGTATGGAATGTGATTTTATTGGGTAGACTGATTTGTGTGCACATAGATGCACTTTTCTGAGGAATCCTAGGAGTAACCAGGAGACATTTTGCAAGGAGGAGATTAAGTCTTGTGCCATCAAACTAGTGACGGCTCCGGTAAGAATGAACTgcgaaataaaagtaaaaataaattgatttaaaaCTCATAGATCAGTGAAGCCAAAAAATACTAGAGAAACCTGAAAATACCTGTACACACACctgtacatacacaaacacacacacacaaaatttaaaattaacagaCTAGTGAAGCCTATTACCTAAAAACTGTAGCCTTATAAAGAAAAGCTCAGTCCTCCTCAGAGAGTTACAAGGAAAGAGTAGCCATTTATTTAGGAATGTATTTGActtatgtgtatgcatgtaacCTTTTCTAGGAATCTACACTGTCAACAGAGCCCAGACCCATGGCATAGGGTTAATGCCAATAAAAGTAGTTCAGTCTCTAGCTCAAAGATTAAGATTCCGATGCAAGGTTGCACTTATTCATGGTTAAATGAAGTAAAACTATTCACTGTTGTTAGGTGAACTCTTTAAACCTCCTTAAGACCATATGCCTCAGTATATGAACGGACTCATACACCTAGAGAAATCAAGTTGGTCTCTATTTGCACCTTGGATGACTCAGCATGAATCTATTCTTCAAGGATATGGCTTATCTAAAAACAACCCTCCGGTCCACCCCAGTTTTTGTCTATTCTTCTGTGATAGGTTTAAAACTACACCGTTTTTCTAAGGATGGGAAGGTAAGATGTTAGGTGAGTTATtgcttattttaattattaattttagacaTCTAACACTGCCTGTTAGCCTGGAAAATACTTTACACTGACTAATATCAATTCAATAAGATTTGTTCTCTAAATCATCTCAAGCTGTCTGAATCatgaaagaatataaaaagaaaaacacaaattctgAAAACATAAGTAGTAGAAGAAATGTATTCCTAAAGTAAGTTTAAAGCTATTATGAGGAAACTTTTCCTTAATCTTCACACTCTATACCATAGGGATTTTGAAGGTATAGTTTGAAGGAGATGTAATTTACCTCTTCCTTCATGAATAAATGAAGCATAGTTTGTCATTATTGCTAAAGTGCTGCTCAGGGGAGATAATGTAAGAAATAAAGCTCAGCCTTTGATAGCCTAATTACTTCTCAACTGTGGTGGTTACAGATGAGATTTTTCAGAAGGTAAACTAAcacacaagaaaataatttttttaatggttggTCAATCATATATATAAATCTCATTGGACTAAGTGTATTGCCAGCCATTTATTTAGGAATATATTTGACTATATTTTTAATGGCTTTCTGCAACACATTTCCActctaaatatattaaaatgtgaatGTGGGAACACTTTTTAGAAAGATCAAGAGGTTCATATAGTtaatatggaaaatattaatttggaaaaatattgcTAGAAAAATCACGAACTTTTATCATTTTaactggagatattttcccctcCTAGAAGACTTTGAAAttgcttccttttaaaaaaatttttgaaagcaGGAATTtgagaactttaaaatagttcaaACAAGAAAGCAATGGTGAACAATTTCTCCCAAGCTGAGGCTGTGGAGCTATGTTACGAGAACATGAATGGATCCTGCATTAAAACTCCTTACTCACCAGGTCCTCGAGCTATCCTCTATGCCGTCCTTGGTTTTGGGGCTGTGCTGGCAGTGTTTGGAAACGTACTGGTCATGATTGCTATCCTTCACTTCAAACAACTGCATACACCTACAAACTTTCTGATCGTGTTGCTGGCCTGTGCTGACTTCTTGGTGTGAGTCACTGTGATGCCCTTCAGCACAGTGAGGTCTGTGGAGAGCTGTTGGTACTTTGGGGACAGTTACTGTAAATTCCATACGTGTTTTAACACATCCTTctgttttgcttctttatttcatttgtgcTGTATCTCTGTTGATAGATACATTGCTGTTACTGATCCTCTGACCTATCCAACCAAGTTTACTGTGTCAGTTTCAGGGATATGCATTGTTCTTTCCTGGTTCTTTTCTGTCACATACAGCTTTTTGATCTTTTACACGGGGGCCAACAAAGAAGGAATTGAGGAATTAGTTGCTCTAACCTGTGTAGGAGGCTGTCAGGCTCCACTGAATCAAAACTGGGTcctactttgttttcttctattctttctaCCCACTGTCGCCATGGTGTTTATATACAGTAAGTTATTTTTGGTGGCCAAGCATCAGGCTAGGAAGATAGAAAGTACAGCCAGCCAAGATCAGTCCTCCTCAGAGAGTTAGAAGGAAAGAGtagcaaaaagagagagaaaggctgCCAAAACCTTAGGAATTGCTATGGCAGCATTTCTTGTCTCTTGGGTACCATACATCATTGATGCAGTGATTGATGCTTATATGAATTTTATAACTCCTCCTTATGTTTATGAGATTTTAGTTTGGTGTGTTTATTATAATTCAGCTACGAACCCCTTCATATATGCTTTCTTTTACCCATGGTTTCGGAAGGCAATGAAACTTATTGTAAGCGGCAAGGTCTTAAGGAGTGATTCGTCAAcaactaatttattttctgaagaagTAGAGACAGATTAAAAATGTTACTGTAGAGACCTCAAAACTAACTTGAAATTAAGGTCAAGTGCAAAAATAAACACTTGGACATAGAGAGGCAAGCATGATCATCTGCCAAGTTGGAGGACAATACATTCAACAGTTGTTCTAAAGCATTTGTTGTCTTCatgtattttgacatattttagatTTAGTGATAAGTGAATACgattttctgattcttttccaTTTAGCATTCTTTTATGGTTTTCTGGTTCCCTACTTTCTTCTCTGCGATTCCTACTcgtatcttcaaatattttcaagttttgtAGTTTCTCCCACACTCATGATCAGTGTTCAGCTGTCCAAAATACACAAAGGGGAAAATAAAGCTCCTGCTTTACTTATAAGTTAGATTCTCTGAGGACAAAAATCTTTGATGTATATCTTGCTTGAGAAGTAGACACAGGATTATAAattcttgaaactttcttttaatataaaaagactTTATAGAGAGCTGGAATGTAGAACTTTCTAGTGCTCAGAGATCATCTGAAAAACGCTTGAGCGCTTTTATTTTCTGAACCATGGCAGTTCTTCCTGCTCATTTTACAAAGACTGTGTtagcaaagaaaatgtttaatgatTGTGTGAATACACACTACATCTTACTTTTggataatataatttattattgtgGAATAAGCATGTgaacaaaaagatggtttctgtagttctttttttagtaattttgaataaaatacgattttttaaaagtcaattcaAATGAGCAGTTTTTCACTTTTGAGTTCTTACTTTGAACCAGATATTGTATTTGGCATTGAAATTGTAGAAAGCCGAGTAATCCAAATATAACCAAGGATTGTTTCAAAATAGCAAATATCCAAATTGGTATTATACACTCTAGGAACagcttcagttttcccatctgatTATACATTTCTCaatcaatataaattttaattctttttaattaaaagtatacATCGAGTGTTTCCAGATAcattcaaaatttgaaaaaacaaataataaaatggtttcCCTTCTCAAATCCCTGAATCACTGCCTGAAATCTTTGTTTAGGTAGCTGATTTTCCCAGACAATTCTGTAATaggtttgttttataaaatgaaaagaaaaagtaatgagTAAACAGAGCTACACAAACATTACATGTcatacattttatagatgaaccAGTTTGGAAATACTTTACACAAGATTAAGCTGTTTCATATTTGTGTGTTAATACCTTTCAAAAAGATCAGAGActatttaggaggaaaaaaattaaaggtaaaagagaacaaaaggaaGATGCAAGTCTTCATAGCAGGGTACCTATTTGTGGTTCAGATAATACTGTCAAGGAACAGCTTTATTGATCAACTTTCAAATGCTCACAGTTAAGGTCCCGTATTCTCCTTCTTTAAAAAGGAGCTCAAGAACTTGAGAGTCAGGTAATGTCTTTATAGAAATGTGAGTTCCTTCCTTCAATTGCAAGTGTGAACTTACattgacacattaaaaaaaaaaaaggaaaacaatttggggggactttaaaaatatataccgtTCCATTTACTTGTACTATGTAGAGTGTAATCTTTAGATGAACTGATTACAGAAATAAATACTGTACAGTGATATTTCTAAGATCTTATCCACATCATAGTGGAGAATACACTTCCAATCTactctttcttgtttattttcttttcctcttcttgtaGTGCTTAAAAAGGAAGTATTTtgatcaaaaatttattttcccgAAAACTAACTAGACTGCTAATGCAACACCACTCCTCTCTTCTACACAtcatttatttatacaaataagCTATAAACTTCTTCACCAGCTGCATACCAAGCTGCTGCAGGGCTGTGGATATATTTGGAACAAAACACATTGAGGGTGGAAATAGGCTTCACTCAGCAAGACTACCTGCAAGTAAAATCTGACTTTGGAACATACTGCTGAGCTTGTTCTCAATCCTGGAGCACTGTGGTTCCAAATTGTCTGCTTCAGCCAACGGGAGGTTGCAGAACTATTGCAAAGAGGTAATTAATCCACTTATGTCCCAAGTGGAGGCTATATAAATACTCTTACGTGTAtgtactattataaataatacatgtttattttttattaataaaatgcatatttatttaacaGCATTGCTGAATTTATAGTAACTTTTGTTCACATGTGTTTTCTCAATTATCTGATACTAAAAGGACAACTACTACATTATGTGAAGCTCTtcgtgctttttaaaaatattaaaatagagagTTCAGACATAGAAAGTTATAGAATAATTGCTGTAGTTTGCCCCTGTTAGAGAAACTTTATCAATTATTTAGTGGCAGGGCTGTGAATAGTCCATCAATAATTCATTGTAATAGACCATCACGATCACCTAGCTCTTCTCAGAGAGCTGTCAGTGTAACTGGCTATTACTGAAACagagtttcttcatttattactGATGTAATTGATGATTAGCTGGATTTCCTGAACTTCTCATGTGTTTGCAACCTTTTaagatgttatatttatttttcttcagctaTCATGCCCTTGACTTATGTTTTCACTATTCATTTTTGATACATTGCAACCTATTTAAAGGTCAGTCTTAAAGAATGACATTTCAGAATTGCATTTGAAAAAAGCAGGAATACACCAgcgatattaatttaaaaatcaaattattttgaaGTGAGCATTAAAAGCAACAGATATGCCCTTTGACACACAAAAGGTATTCTGTTTACTGTACCTAAAAACTAAGTCTGTTACAGTACATCCGCAATagtttttagattattttctgcCTGTAGACACATATATTCCTATACTTTATAAATCAAGTAATTTGATGTTTTCTGACTATATTAGTCTGTTATGTACTTTTCGTTTGCTGGTAACTCTTTGTTCACATATTTcaatacttagcacagtgccttgcacTTATTAAGTTCCTAAAGATATTTTTTACGCAAGAACAAtcaattcttttatatttctacCGATCAAATAATGATCTATTAatcttttatatttgaaaaattggCCATTCTCTCCTTTATTTGGCTTGCTAAAATAGAAAATGCTTAATAATCAATGTTTAGGAAAAGTCCAACTTTAGTCTATTGAAAAGGTTTGTTTACCCCAATCACTaaaaggtaattttttatttaataagaaaaagtgCGAAAGCGTGTAAACTTGCAATATTGAGCTTCCTTACCTTACCTAAAGTGGAGATTCATGAAGTATATGATATCTCAGAGATTTACTGTGAGGACTGTAAATGTTAAGCTTTTTGAAAACATACACCTTCTTTTTCCTGCAAAGACTGCATACCATGCAGTATAAAGGTTCAGAGTGAGGTTCTAAAGCCACattacctgggtttgaatctcatcTCCATCACCTGCAATCTCGGATAAGTCACTTACCCTTTGTAGATCATAGTTGCTTACCTATAAAGTGGATATGATTATGGAACTTTCTTATTGAGGTTTTATGTATTAATGACAATTATGTAAAAcacatctgcagattttggagACCAGAGTCAATAAGGAAACCACTATCacataaaaattttttgttttatgttttataaatgttttaacagaaagaaatttacaaggattttttgaaatagtttcaaaacatatatttttaagattgaTTTTCTGAAATCAATCACGTGGCTTCAGCATCCTTTCACATGTGCTGCAAGGTCATAAGCCTCACTCCAGCCCCTGACTTTAAGCAATGAGCATGTACTATTTCCTGCCTGCACAGAGCACTTTTATTAGACCTCTTTAAAGGAGCCAAGATCCTGGGTTCCTTTGCTGCTTCAGAAACTGCAAAACTCATAGGTTCTGATTTTCAGCTCTGCTCACATGTTGTGTTTGTATCTTTTCATGCACACAGAGAAGATGGTCTAATTTATGAACTTTGCTTgtacctttcttcctttttatatgCCTGCTCTTTCCATATTTTCATTTGGAGCACAGGGGTGGATGAATGAACTAACTGAACCATCTTGACTGAAAGTCCTAATGAAATCTTCATCTTGTCtgggaagaaaatgtggaaaaggaaaaacctgTTTTATCTGAGCGTGTATATTTTCTAATCTTAACTTTTTTACTTCAACTAGTTCTTTGGTCTCAAAAGGTAAGAACttgatagttttgttttctaGTGTCTCTCCTGACAAATAATGCTCATCCTTCTTACTTTTCTGACTTCTGACTTCTATGCCTGAGGGGATCAAAAAACCTGGAGACAGGCATCTCACAGAGGTGACAGGAGCAGCAGGACACTGTCATCCACGGACCACATTTCTTGCCAGCAGCAGAAGCAGGTGATGCCTGTGGTAGGCAGAAAAATGCATACTCCATCCCATCCCCACCGTGATGTTCATATTCgaatccctagaacctgtgaatgtgttatcttacatggcaaaagggactttgaagatgtgattaaattaaggatcttgagacgAGGAGATTATCCAGGATTAGCCAGGTGGGCCTAATGTAATCGCAAGTCATTAGAAATGCAACAGGGAGGAAGGGGAGTCAGTGTCAGGGTCAGAGAAAGACTTCAAGATGCTATGCTGCTGGTTTTATGAATGGAGGAAGGGACAACAACCTAAGGAATGCTAAGAAGCTTAAAAAGACATGAAAGAGATTCTCCCCTAGATCCTCTGAAAGGAATGCGCACCTCTGGCAACTTGATTTTAGTTCACTGAGACTCATTTCAAATTTCTAAAATCCAGAACTCCAGTCATGTAAGACAACATGACAAAAAATTTGTGCTGTGATTAACCACTAAATTTGGGttaatttattacagcagcaatGGGAAATGAATACAATGCTATAATCCCAAGGCAGATGCCCCATGTATGGCTACAGATACCTCCAGCGGTTCTGGTGCTTACCTAACAATGAGCCCAGGTATCAGCAGCCAATCAGTAACATTCAGAGACTTCACTTTCCTAATACAGGACAGAGGCAGTTCATGGCCCTCTGGCTTTAAGAAACTGCGCTATTTCTACTCCCCTGAACCCAATCTCCCAGAGCCTAGATCTGTGCTTGGTTCCCTGCTTGGCAGTAAAACTTTTCCAGTTGGAGCTCAATCTCTGGTCTCATATTTTCCACTAGTTTTTCTTTAACACCCCAGAATAAAATAACAAACGATAAAATCAAATCCAAACACAAATAACAACATGAATGTTCTCTGAACCCATGTCTCTTGCTATCTATTATATAGGTCTCTTCCTTTTTACAGCTGAGCAGTATCAGTCATTGTTCATTATTTCACTTGCCTTCCCTCTCCATTCTCATTCATTCTCAATCCACTGCCATCTAGATTCTGTCTCCAACATTCCATCAGAAGAAGTCCAGTCATGCTTATCATTAATCTAGTTGTTAATGACAACAAACAATTCTCAGTCTTCATTTGACTTGACACATCTACAGCATTGGACACTCCTGGCTATGCCTCCCTTACCTGAACCTCTTTCATTCCATGACGTCTATGGGAccactttttcctgtttttctatctgtatttctggctactttttctttttgcaggTATAACTTTGAACTTGGTGCTCTCTGTTCCTTCTATTTTCACTGTGCACACTCTAATCCAGTCAACAAATACTGAGTAGCATCCTACTACTCTATAAAACACATTTCTTCTGGAATGTTTCGTGTTTTGgctgttgattttatttatttattgttttcattcaAATGAGTAGGTTTGTTtcgttttagtttttatttttcttctattctccCCTCACCCAAAACATACATTTAGTGCctggtaggttttttatttttatttattttttatttttttcatttaactggACACATCTACAGCATTGGACATCCTGGCTATGGGCACCAGGCAATCACATTTCTTTCTATGGTTTCAAAACACCAGAATGCGAGAAACCCCAAATGACTGTTTCTGGCACAGTTTCTTTCCTGAGCTGAAAACTCATAGGCTAAATTCCCTGCTGAAGAACTCCGGTGTTAAGTCCCTCTGACCAGTCCAAACCTAACCCATCATCTTTC includes these proteins:
- the LOC100438479 gene encoding LOW QUALITY PROTEIN: trace amine-associated receptor 9 (The sequence of the model RefSeq protein was modified relative to this genomic sequence to represent the inferred CDS: substituted 2 bases at 2 genomic stop codons), with amino-acid sequence MVNNFSQAEAVELCYENMNGSCIKTPYSPGPRAILYAVLGFGAVLAVFGNVLVMIAILHFKQLHTPTNFLIVLLACADFLVXVTVMPFSTVRSVESCWYFGDSYCKFHTCFNTSFCFASLFHLCCISVDRYIAVTDPLTYPTKFTVSVSGICIVLSWFFSVTYSFLIFYTGANKEGIEELVALTCVGGCQAPLNQNWVLLCFLLFFLPTVAMVFIYSKLFLVAKHQARKIESTASQDQSSSESXKERVAKRERKAAKTLGIAMAAFLVSWVPYIIDAVIDAYMNFITPPYVYEILVWCVYYNSATNPFIYAFFYPWFRKAMKLIVSGKVLRSDSSTTNLFSEEVETD